Proteins encoded together in one Sinorhizobium sp. B11 window:
- a CDS encoding SDR family oxidoreductase, which yields MHGQKRIMVTGGTGFLGSFLCERLLREGNDVLAVDNYYTGSRDNVLHLLDDPRFEILRHDITFPLYVEVDEIYNLACPASPVHYQVDPVQTVKTNVHGAINMLGLAKRTKAKIFQASTSEVYGDPAVHPQPEEYRGSVNPIGPRACYDEGKRCAETLFFDYHRQYGVEIRVARIFNTYGPRMQTNDGRVVSNFIVQALQNEPITIFGNGTQTRSFCYVDDLIEGFIRLMGAPNGVTGPINLGNPGEFTVRELAEMVIEMTGSKSSIVYKPLPVDDPTQRKPDISRAKQDLGWQPTVNLHEGLEKTIAYFEWKLSGGTRSMPGVRTPQPAYTHLPTPAVGIPVQEAASIGT from the coding sequence ATGCACGGACAAAAGCGAATTATGGTAACCGGCGGCACCGGCTTTCTGGGATCATTCCTGTGCGAAAGACTGTTGCGGGAAGGCAATGATGTTCTCGCGGTGGACAACTACTACACCGGATCGCGCGATAACGTGCTGCACCTTCTCGACGACCCACGGTTCGAGATCCTTCGCCACGATATTACCTTCCCGCTGTATGTAGAGGTCGACGAGATCTACAACCTCGCTTGTCCGGCATCTCCGGTCCACTATCAGGTCGATCCCGTTCAGACAGTCAAAACCAATGTGCACGGGGCCATCAATATGCTCGGCCTCGCCAAACGCACCAAGGCGAAGATCTTCCAGGCTTCCACAAGCGAAGTCTACGGCGATCCGGCAGTTCACCCTCAGCCCGAGGAGTATCGAGGCAGCGTCAATCCCATAGGGCCGCGGGCATGCTATGACGAGGGCAAGCGGTGTGCCGAAACATTGTTCTTCGACTACCATCGACAATACGGCGTGGAAATCCGGGTGGCGCGAATCTTCAATACCTACGGGCCGCGCATGCAGACCAATGACGGCCGCGTCGTCTCCAACTTTATCGTTCAGGCGCTTCAAAACGAGCCGATCACCATCTTTGGCAACGGCACGCAAACGCGCTCATTCTGCTACGTGGACGATCTGATTGAAGGCTTCATCCGTCTGATGGGCGCTCCGAATGGCGTTACCGGACCTATCAACCTCGGCAATCCCGGGGAATTCACGGTTCGGGAACTGGCGGAAATGGTGATCGAGATGACGGGTTCGAAATCAAGCATCGTTTACAAGCCGCTGCCAGTCGACGATCCGACGCAACGCAAGCCGGACATCAGTCGTGCAAAGCAGGACTTGGGCTGGCAGCCCACGGTGAACCTGCATGAAGGTCTTGAGAAGACGATCGCCTATTTCGAGTGGAAGCTCTCTGGCGGAACCAGGAGCATGCCTGGCGTCCGGACACCGCAACCGGCTTACACCCATCTGCCCACCCCGGCCGTCGGCATTCCCGTTCAGGAAGCCGCATCGATCGGGACGTGA
- a CDS encoding glycosyltransferase family 8 protein: protein MNVHSIPTGAPVGAIQRLGPIVFAVDAAYAVPLATALRSVAENNRSAWPLDIHVIHEGIGEETKRRILDSLPANSTVIQWHPIGTLSFASGFSTRPGVSKMTFARILLPQFLPETCNRALYLDGDILVLDALEQLWNIDLGEAVIGAVPDYWLDNVVSIGSGGTGGPRVERYFNAGILLIDLAKWRAEGISERSLDYLDRFPTTEYSDQDALNVACAGKWKVLDRAWNFQFEPTQVIARIALEQKLAIVHFVTNVKPWKSGSLSPNVAFYDTFRSRTRFALTHRERVQSSLKRAGSRLLARSALLRAVWAYTKSAMPARNSTLARVNRGAKHT, encoded by the coding sequence ATGAATGTGCATAGCATACCAACAGGAGCCCCTGTGGGCGCAATACAGCGGTTAGGGCCAATCGTCTTTGCAGTCGACGCAGCCTATGCCGTTCCCTTGGCGACCGCTCTCAGATCGGTCGCCGAGAATAACAGAAGCGCATGGCCCCTGGATATCCATGTCATTCATGAGGGAATAGGCGAGGAAACCAAGCGGAGGATACTCGATTCTCTGCCGGCAAATTCGACAGTCATCCAGTGGCATCCCATCGGCACCCTGTCTTTCGCAAGCGGATTTTCGACGCGACCGGGCGTCTCGAAGATGACCTTTGCGAGGATCCTTCTGCCGCAGTTCCTTCCCGAGACCTGCAATCGGGCTTTGTATCTGGATGGCGACATCCTTGTGCTGGATGCGCTCGAACAGCTCTGGAATATCGATCTGGGTGAGGCCGTGATTGGCGCCGTGCCGGATTACTGGCTGGATAATGTGGTGAGCATCGGATCGGGTGGCACAGGCGGGCCTCGGGTCGAACGCTATTTCAACGCCGGCATCCTCCTTATCGACCTCGCAAAATGGCGGGCGGAGGGAATATCGGAGCGATCACTGGATTATCTCGATCGTTTTCCGACCACGGAATATTCGGATCAGGACGCCCTCAACGTCGCCTGTGCGGGAAAGTGGAAAGTCCTGGATCGCGCCTGGAATTTTCAGTTCGAGCCCACCCAGGTCATCGCCCGTATCGCGCTCGAACAGAAACTCGCGATCGTTCATTTCGTGACCAACGTGAAGCCCTGGAAATCAGGAAGCCTAAGTCCGAACGTTGCATTTTACGATACGTTTCGATCCCGGACCCGTTTCGCGCTCACGCATCGGGAACGCGTTCAGAGCAGCTTGAAGCGTGCAGGCTCCCGGCTGCTTGCCCGATCCGCGTTGTTGAGAGCTGTGTGGGCCTACACGAAATCGGCGATGCCAGCTCGCAATTCTACCTTGGCGCGAGTCAATCGAGGAGCAAAGCATACGTAA
- a CDS encoding WecB/TagA/CpsF family glycosyltransferase, with protein MRNSPADRNQPSVRDVKSSLKWTNVLGVRVSAVNLKSATGLIQKAIEDGRKEYVCVRDAHGVVRCQKDPELRSIHNRAFLVTPDGMPLVWALKHAGHVESDRVYGPDLMLSVFDAGSSKGLRHFLYGATAETLEQLQARLLAKFPQARIVGSYAPPFRQLSMQEEADIADRLNRSDADIIWVGLSSPKQELWMARMRDRLEAPMLIGVGAAFDFHAGLKRQAPRVIQRSGFEWAFRLLCEPRRLWRRYALVVPTFISLTAFQRLGLRKFPIEDAVSGSGASGQRP; from the coding sequence ATGAGAAATTCACCGGCAGACAGAAACCAACCTTCGGTTCGTGATGTAAAGAGTTCCCTGAAGTGGACGAATGTCCTTGGTGTTCGAGTTTCCGCGGTCAATCTCAAGAGCGCGACCGGACTTATCCAAAAGGCAATTGAAGACGGCAGGAAGGAATATGTATGCGTTCGCGACGCACACGGTGTCGTGCGTTGTCAAAAGGATCCCGAGCTTCGGTCCATTCATAACCGGGCATTCCTCGTAACGCCTGACGGCATGCCGTTGGTATGGGCACTGAAACACGCTGGTCATGTTGAAAGTGACAGGGTTTACGGACCGGATCTCATGCTGTCCGTTTTCGATGCCGGCAGCTCCAAAGGTTTGCGCCACTTCCTTTACGGTGCGACAGCCGAAACGCTTGAGCAGCTGCAGGCGCGACTTCTCGCAAAATTTCCGCAAGCACGGATCGTTGGCTCCTACGCACCGCCTTTCCGCCAGCTGTCGATGCAAGAGGAGGCGGATATTGCCGACCGGCTCAATCGATCGGACGCCGATATCATCTGGGTCGGGCTGAGCAGCCCCAAGCAGGAGCTCTGGATGGCCCGCATGCGCGACCGTCTGGAGGCGCCGATGCTGATCGGTGTCGGCGCTGCCTTCGACTTCCACGCCGGCCTCAAGCGGCAGGCTCCAAGGGTCATTCAAAGAAGCGGCTTCGAATGGGCGTTTCGCCTCCTATGCGAGCCGCGACGGCTGTGGCGGCGTTACGCGCTCGTCGTGCCGACCTTCATCTCACTGACTGCCTTCCAGAGACTGGGCCTTCGGAAGTTCCCGATCGAAGACGCGGTTTCTGGATCGGGTGCGTCGGGACAAAGGCCGTAG
- a CDS encoding response regulator transcription factor → MNSALVPNLDLRQENVALPLKIENNSTGMSLQSRPKHSLVILDNRELDRQCLAQCMAAYKTDLLILAFGSVEEWKQKCDEYPPLSAILLNIGGKKIDDPAVSGQIRSLASEFGAIPVIILADSDDFGQIVRAIEYGAKGYIPASVSISVCMELIALSVAGGVFVPASTLFAMRHLLESGNATARPLAGIFTDRQAEVVEALRRGKANKIIAYELNLRESTVKVHVRNIMKKVKATNRTEVVFKLNDLFQNGISGASANKTLC, encoded by the coding sequence GTGAATTCAGCGCTTGTGCCAAATTTAGACCTTAGGCAGGAAAACGTAGCTCTTCCACTTAAGATAGAGAATAATTCAACCGGAATGAGCTTACAGTCGAGACCAAAGCATTCTTTGGTGATCCTCGACAACCGCGAACTTGATCGGCAGTGCCTCGCGCAATGCATGGCTGCCTACAAGACGGACCTGCTTATCCTGGCTTTCGGAAGTGTTGAGGAGTGGAAGCAGAAATGCGACGAATATCCGCCGCTTTCGGCAATTCTCCTGAACATTGGCGGCAAGAAGATCGATGATCCCGCCGTTTCGGGCCAAATCAGGAGCCTTGCTTCGGAGTTCGGAGCGATACCAGTGATCATACTGGCTGATAGCGACGATTTCGGCCAAATCGTAAGGGCGATCGAATACGGGGCCAAGGGTTACATCCCCGCCTCGGTCAGCATCAGCGTCTGCATGGAACTGATCGCGCTGTCTGTAGCGGGTGGCGTCTTTGTTCCTGCCAGCACACTGTTCGCCATGCGTCACTTGCTGGAATCCGGAAACGCTACAGCTCGTCCGTTGGCCGGTATTTTCACGGATCGTCAGGCCGAAGTTGTGGAGGCGCTCCGGCGCGGAAAGGCGAACAAAATCATCGCCTACGAGCTCAATCTTCGAGAAAGCACCGTGAAAGTCCATGTTCGCAATATCATGAAAAAGGTCAAAGCAACGAACAGAACGGAAGTTGTGTTCAAGCTCAACGACCTGTTTCAGAATGGTATTTCCGGCGCGAGTGCGAACAAGACGCTCTGCTGA
- a CDS encoding phytanoyl-CoA dioxygenase family protein yields the protein MIALFDKRYPEKSGLTFAEPRKTVALARPKLGRFERDKVGRATMMNSIGVNSINELPMPAGGPTKVPNTTSQLQNDLASDGYIVIRNVLTSEQVGRLRQVAKQYLRSGGKYLYGGKFQLHAMYVVDDIARFMTSDAILNRLKEITRPLDVVLTGECDLMINTTSSWHNDVPHHPRCVDGSIFSDESFRVYKIAFYLQDQDENSNATLKVRPRSHLKGLVQSLPAKGLGVRAGDAIIFDVRIEHAGQMPTLIDKSLRRFFERISPLLRLDVQKAFTVTRAFIRRLGRTPDRVAVFMTFGPSDAETYSYAEEGRHRHPGVRGTLSVDVQARLAANNIVPPIIGAPV from the coding sequence TTGATTGCTCTTTTTGATAAGCGTTACCCCGAAAAGAGCGGTTTGACCTTCGCGGAACCGCGGAAGACAGTCGCTTTAGCGCGGCCAAAGCTGGGGAGGTTTGAGCGCGACAAAGTCGGGAGAGCGACAATGATGAATTCAATAGGGGTGAATTCAATAAACGAATTACCGATGCCCGCCGGAGGGCCTACAAAGGTCCCCAACACGACCAGCCAGCTGCAGAACGATTTGGCGTCCGATGGCTATATCGTCATCAGAAATGTCCTGACGTCTGAGCAGGTGGGAAGATTACGGCAGGTTGCCAAACAGTATCTAAGATCCGGCGGCAAATATCTGTATGGCGGCAAATTCCAACTTCACGCCATGTATGTCGTCGATGATATCGCCAGGTTTATGACTTCCGATGCAATCCTCAATCGCCTCAAGGAAATTACGCGACCGCTCGATGTCGTTCTTACAGGCGAATGCGATCTCATGATCAACACTACATCGTCGTGGCACAACGACGTCCCTCACCATCCTCGCTGCGTTGACGGAAGTATTTTCTCGGACGAGAGCTTCAGGGTCTACAAGATCGCATTCTATCTGCAGGACCAGGACGAGAACTCGAACGCCACGCTGAAGGTACGGCCAAGATCCCACCTCAAGGGTTTGGTCCAGAGCCTGCCAGCAAAGGGGCTCGGCGTGCGAGCGGGCGATGCGATCATCTTCGACGTGCGCATCGAACATGCTGGACAGATGCCGACATTGATCGACAAGAGCCTGCGCAGGTTCTTCGAGCGGATCAGTCCACTGCTTCGGCTGGATGTTCAGAAGGCATTCACCGTGACGCGAGCATTCATTCGACGGCTCGGCAGAACGCCTGATCGCGTCGCGGTTTTCATGACGTTCGGTCCGTCGGATGCGGAAACCTACTCCTATGCCGAGGAAGGCCGCCATCGCCATCCCGGTGTTCGCGGAACGCTCAGTGTGGACGTACAGGCACGGCTCGCCGCCAACAACATTGTTCCGCCGATTATCGGGGCGCCAGTCTAA
- a CDS encoding sugar transferase — protein sequence MSSFAPSAMTSGPSKASATNDMASRVIPTGSVPPVAARTADPSGQSWLNSPIARRLPRLATLSFLVAGDIASYLVAYLALLSFLPGGSAGTVMERAFCLAALASIVLYASAGLYPGYRLHDHEHLRRRTIAALKVAALTAFGAIILPEGDGMLLAIIGFLALALIVQPFMHWFARSLCWRLGIWGERAVIIGGRNLIPALMAHFQDHWQYGIKPEYLSSEASETSPDRGPSIALIAGDTGSLALDLTALRRKFAEVILLSDTPSLKVSGLRPADVGGEIGIRLTAAGSSVNSDLVRRILDLAIAIPATIVVSPFIAIAAAAIYAIDPGPVFFRHTREGLSGKPVHVLKLRTMYQDAEQRLEALFRENPAMRAEWLSHFKLKDDPRVLPVVGHLLRSSSFDELPQLANIIAGEMAIVGPRPFPEYHLLAMDGEFRDKRRSVTPGLTGLWQISERSNADIELQQQLDEFYIDNRSLWFDCQILLSTIPAVFKRRGAY from the coding sequence ATGTCCTCATTTGCGCCGTCAGCGATGACATCGGGTCCATCGAAGGCATCCGCCACAAATGACATGGCGTCGCGGGTAATTCCGACGGGTTCCGTGCCGCCGGTAGCAGCCAGGACCGCCGATCCTTCGGGACAGTCATGGCTAAATTCGCCCATTGCACGCCGGCTTCCTCGGCTTGCAACCTTGTCATTCCTCGTTGCGGGCGACATTGCAAGCTATCTGGTCGCTTACCTGGCTCTCCTGTCCTTTCTTCCTGGCGGCTCGGCGGGCACGGTGATGGAGCGTGCCTTCTGCCTCGCAGCGCTGGCGTCGATCGTTCTCTATGCGTCGGCCGGCCTCTATCCCGGATATCGGCTGCACGACCACGAACATCTGCGGCGGCGCACGATAGCGGCCCTCAAGGTGGCTGCCCTGACAGCATTCGGCGCAATCATCCTGCCTGAAGGGGACGGGATGCTGTTGGCCATCATTGGCTTTCTCGCCCTTGCACTAATTGTTCAGCCATTCATGCATTGGTTCGCACGAAGCCTGTGCTGGAGACTCGGAATTTGGGGGGAGCGCGCGGTGATCATAGGGGGGCGCAACCTCATCCCCGCGCTCATGGCGCATTTCCAGGACCATTGGCAGTATGGCATCAAGCCGGAGTACCTGTCCTCCGAGGCGTCGGAAACATCGCCTGATCGGGGTCCGTCCATTGCGCTGATTGCAGGGGACACTGGCTCGCTTGCGCTCGATCTGACCGCCTTGCGCCGGAAGTTCGCCGAAGTCATCCTCCTGTCTGACACGCCGAGCCTCAAGGTTAGCGGTTTGCGACCTGCGGATGTCGGCGGAGAGATCGGCATTCGCCTGACGGCAGCTGGGAGTTCGGTCAACTCGGACCTGGTTCGGCGGATACTCGATCTCGCCATCGCCATCCCGGCAACGATCGTGGTTTCGCCTTTCATCGCAATTGCGGCAGCCGCAATCTACGCCATCGATCCCGGGCCGGTCTTCTTCCGGCATACCAGGGAGGGGTTGTCCGGTAAGCCTGTGCACGTTCTGAAACTGAGGACGATGTATCAGGATGCTGAGCAGCGTCTCGAAGCATTGTTCCGTGAGAACCCTGCCATGCGGGCCGAGTGGTTGAGCCATTTCAAGCTCAAGGATGATCCACGCGTCCTGCCGGTTGTCGGACATCTCCTGCGCTCTTCGAGCTTCGACGAGCTCCCGCAGTTGGCGAACATCATTGCAGGTGAGATGGCCATCGTCGGACCGCGTCCTTTCCCGGAATATCATCTCCTGGCCATGGACGGTGAATTTAGAGACAAGCGCCGTTCCGTAACGCCGGGGCTCACGGGCCTCTGGCAGATATCCGAACGAAGCAATGCGGATATCGAGCTGCAGCAGCAACTCGACGAGTTCTACATCGACAACCGGTCCCTGTGGTTCGATTGCCAAATTCTTCTCAGCACAATTCCTGCGGTCTTCAAGCGCAGGGGAGCCTACTGA
- a CDS encoding N-acetyltransferase → MIASDVRLDDSSIIHHRDLVNLYGCTIGARTRIGTFVEIQKNVLVGKDCKISSHSFICEGVTLEDGVFIGHGVMFTNDTYPRAVNADGSLQTDTDWVVIPTLVKRHASIGSNATILPGVTIGEAAQVGAGAVVTKDVPDGAIVAGVPARITGHVHDRSVNMQALGGMR, encoded by the coding sequence ATGATTGCATCAGACGTAAGGCTGGATGATAGCAGTATCATCCATCATCGAGATCTCGTGAATCTCTATGGCTGCACGATCGGCGCGAGAACGCGCATCGGCACGTTCGTCGAAATCCAAAAAAACGTCCTTGTCGGAAAAGACTGCAAGATCTCCAGCCATTCCTTCATCTGCGAAGGCGTGACGCTGGAAGACGGTGTTTTCATCGGCCATGGGGTCATGTTCACCAATGACACGTACCCGCGCGCCGTTAATGCGGATGGCAGTCTGCAGACCGATACGGACTGGGTCGTCATCCCCACACTGGTCAAGCGTCATGCGTCGATCGGCAGCAATGCCACCATCCTGCCTGGCGTAACCATCGGAGAGGCGGCGCAGGTCGGTGCCGGGGCGGTTGTAACGAAGGATGTGCCTGACGGCGCCATTGTCGCGGGCGTTCCGGCCAGGATCACCGGTCACGTTCATGACCGGTCAGTTAACATGCAAGCGTTGGGAGGAATGCGATGA
- a CDS encoding glycosyltransferase, whose protein sequence is MERPGISVLINNYNYGRFVGQAIDSVLSQEIADVEIIVVDDGSSDESRSVLEDYDSRVKVIFQENSGQAAAINTAVKLSSGGILCFLDADDWWAPGKLAATVVAFRSHPEVSLVYHRLQPTSIDGSPTLKPIPRTLCSGDLSPQLTKSAGWWPFPMTSAISVRRSTWDAAGPIPEQFSISADAWLTGIYPFLGDVAALPDSLGFYRIHNNNWYRPIDDASMLKRRMAHWQRSVEATNRFLSFHDLPARLSLADHYPYQMAAAVLDGVNARTRIRLAVEGLFFAGEPNLLRRTRDALRGAYHLPRSGRDLSLSEAAE, encoded by the coding sequence ATGGAGCGGCCGGGCATCAGCGTTCTTATCAACAATTACAATTACGGCCGCTTCGTCGGACAGGCGATCGACAGCGTCCTGAGCCAGGAAATTGCCGACGTCGAGATAATCGTCGTCGACGATGGATCCAGTGACGAGTCGCGTTCCGTTCTGGAAGACTATGACAGCCGGGTGAAGGTGATCTTTCAGGAGAACTCGGGACAGGCTGCAGCGATCAACACTGCCGTGAAACTCAGCAGCGGCGGCATTCTCTGTTTTCTGGACGCTGATGACTGGTGGGCGCCGGGCAAGCTGGCCGCGACGGTAGTGGCTTTTCGCTCGCATCCCGAGGTGTCGCTTGTCTATCACCGGCTTCAGCCGACTTCGATTGATGGCTCACCAACCCTCAAACCGATCCCACGAACCCTGTGTTCGGGAGACTTGTCGCCACAGCTGACCAAATCGGCCGGCTGGTGGCCCTTCCCGATGACATCGGCCATCTCCGTACGACGCAGCACATGGGATGCCGCAGGGCCTATTCCCGAACAGTTCAGCATATCCGCCGATGCATGGCTTACGGGTATCTATCCATTTCTGGGCGACGTGGCTGCCTTGCCGGATTCACTTGGGTTCTACAGAATTCACAACAACAACTGGTACCGGCCGATCGATGATGCCTCCATGCTGAAGCGGCGAATGGCGCATTGGCAACGGAGTGTCGAAGCGACAAATCGATTTCTCTCGTTCCATGATCTGCCGGCGAGGCTCAGTCTGGCGGATCACTATCCCTATCAGATGGCGGCAGCGGTTCTGGATGGCGTCAATGCGCGCACCCGGATCAGGCTTGCTGTCGAAGGGCTATTTTTCGCCGGAGAGCCGAACCTGTTGCGGCGGACGCGCGACGCGTTGCGTGGCGCCTATCATCTTCCTCGTTCCGGCCGGGACTTGAGCTTATCGGAGGCAGCGGAATGA
- a CDS encoding glycosyltransferase produces MQRVDVVIPCYNYAHFLQECVESVLSQAGVDVRVLILDDCSPDNTPEVGMALASRDKRVTYRRHAVNKRHIATYNEGIDWAGGDLFLLLSADDYLLPGALARASELMSNQPHVGFTFGNALIAEPDGIITKRVDPLGGNNMPTVQVMSGPQFMRLSGANNLVPTPTAVVRTALQKQVGGYHKELPHTGDMEMWLRLASHAEVGYINDDQAVYRRHASNMSLQYYGQSILPDLRQRKQAFDILFRQGADSLRKDEKLRRFLARDLGKEALRLAGMAFNNFDVATAVAIQRFALEVSPEVRNSLPWIKLVCKQTIGPKYWYALNSIGRRVAG; encoded by the coding sequence TTGCAACGTGTTGATGTCGTAATTCCCTGTTACAACTACGCTCATTTCCTGCAGGAATGTGTTGAAAGCGTTCTTTCACAGGCCGGCGTCGATGTGCGCGTGCTCATCCTCGACGATTGCTCGCCAGACAATACTCCGGAAGTCGGAATGGCCCTGGCATCCCGGGACAAACGGGTGACCTATCGGCGGCATGCAGTAAACAAACGCCACATCGCAACCTATAACGAAGGCATCGACTGGGCGGGCGGCGACTTGTTCCTGCTTCTCTCGGCAGATGATTATCTCTTGCCGGGCGCTCTGGCACGCGCGTCGGAGCTTATGAGCAATCAGCCTCATGTAGGATTCACGTTCGGGAACGCGCTGATAGCCGAGCCAGATGGCATCATAACCAAGCGCGTCGATCCTCTCGGCGGCAACAATATGCCCACCGTGCAGGTCATGTCCGGTCCGCAATTCATGCGGTTGAGTGGAGCAAACAACCTGGTTCCAACGCCGACGGCTGTCGTGAGAACGGCGTTGCAAAAGCAGGTTGGCGGTTATCATAAGGAACTGCCGCACACTGGCGATATGGAGATGTGGCTGCGGCTCGCATCACATGCCGAGGTCGGTTATATTAACGATGATCAAGCAGTATATCGCAGACATGCTTCGAATATGTCGCTGCAATACTATGGGCAAAGTATTCTTCCCGACCTCCGCCAAAGAAAACAGGCCTTCGATATTCTGTTCCGCCAAGGCGCGGACAGTCTCAGGAAAGATGAGAAACTAAGGCGCTTTCTCGCCAGAGATCTCGGAAAAGAGGCGCTTCGACTGGCCGGCATGGCATTCAATAATTTCGATGTCGCCACAGCCGTGGCCATTCAGCGCTTTGCTTTGGAGGTCTCTCCCGAAGTGCGAAATTCATTGCCCTGGATCAAGTTGGTCTGCAAACAGACCATCGGGCCTAAATACTGGTATGCATTGAATTCCATCGGGCGACGCGTCGCAGGATAA
- a CDS encoding Gfo/Idh/MocA family oxidoreductase, whose amino-acid sequence MIGIAVVGYGYWGPNLVRNISEAAGAQLISVCDLNVERLAAVKSRYPAVTITDNFEEVLRDPRVDAIAIATPVFTHFKLAMKAMMAGKHVFVEKPMASTAEEASRMVEEAARRRLVLAVDHTFVHTGAVRKMRELVENGLGDMYYYDSVRVNLGLFQHDVSVIWDLAVHDLSILDHVVQERPVAVSATGMSHVLGEPENIAYLTLFFESKLIAHIHVNWLAPVKVRRTLIGGSNQMVVYDDLEPSEKIKVYDKGITLNPNSQAYGEKVHQMMVGYRSGDMWAPKLDMTEALKRELDQFVECIEQNSRPITDGQAGLRVVRILEAASRSLAQRGRIIELEEARRIA is encoded by the coding sequence ATGATCGGCATTGCTGTTGTTGGATATGGGTATTGGGGCCCGAACCTGGTTCGTAACATCTCAGAAGCGGCAGGCGCCCAGCTTATTTCAGTCTGTGATCTCAATGTCGAACGGTTGGCGGCAGTTAAAAGCCGGTACCCGGCAGTGACGATCACTGACAATTTCGAAGAAGTCCTGCGCGACCCAAGAGTGGATGCAATCGCGATTGCGACGCCGGTCTTCACCCATTTCAAGCTCGCAATGAAGGCTATGATGGCCGGAAAGCATGTCTTCGTCGAGAAGCCGATGGCATCGACGGCGGAGGAAGCCTCCCGGATGGTCGAGGAAGCCGCGCGCCGGCGGCTGGTGCTGGCCGTGGATCACACCTTCGTTCACACTGGCGCCGTCCGCAAGATGCGCGAGCTGGTCGAGAATGGTCTGGGCGACATGTATTATTATGACTCCGTCCGGGTCAACCTGGGGCTCTTCCAGCACGATGTGAGCGTCATCTGGGATCTTGCGGTGCACGATCTCTCCATCCTGGACCATGTGGTGCAGGAAAGGCCGGTGGCCGTTTCTGCGACCGGCATGAGCCATGTGCTCGGAGAGCCGGAGAACATTGCGTACCTGACGCTGTTCTTCGAGAGCAAGCTCATCGCCCATATCCACGTCAACTGGCTGGCGCCCGTCAAGGTACGGCGCACGCTGATCGGTGGCAGCAATCAGATGGTCGTCTACGACGATCTGGAGCCCAGTGAAAAGATCAAGGTTTACGACAAGGGCATCACGCTGAATCCCAATTCTCAGGCCTATGGCGAGAAGGTGCATCAGATGATGGTCGGCTACCGCAGCGGCGACATGTGGGCACCGAAGCTCGATATGACCGAAGCATTGAAGCGCGAACTGGATCAGTTCGTCGAGTGCATCGAGCAAAACTCGCGACCGATCACGGACGGCCAGGCCGGGCTGCGTGTGGTTCGCATCCTTGAAGCCGCAAGCCGGTCGCTCGCCCAGCGCGGTCGTATCATAGAGCTCGAAGAGGCGAGGCGAATTGCATGA